The Thiothrix subterranea genome has a segment encoding these proteins:
- the rpoD gene encoding RNA polymerase sigma factor RpoD: protein MSQEEQQQSSLKELIAKGKEQGYLTYAEVNDHLPDTIVDPEQIEDIVAMINDMGITVYEHAPDADSLLLNDEAVQADDEAAEEAAAALANVDGDFGRTTDPVRMYMREMGTVELLTREGEIQIAIRIEDGLNEILRALAQYPASTEVLLEKASLIDSEEIRLTDIINGFVNPDEDLTAFQVAAVPEELEEAAIAAEEEAVAVVEEEDDEDAADPVDTGPDPEEARIKFAELRELYEASKTACASNNQSAYTAAREAVALKFMEFRLAQPIIEQLTVQLNEIVDQIRQNERHIMKLCVQKGGMARQDFIDSFPQNETDLTWLDRYCADKRGDHTRLKSFLPKIQEAQQELLGIQRECNLSISQIKDINRSMSVGEAKARRAKKEMVEANLRLVISIAKKYTNRGLQFLDLIQEGNIGLMKAVDKFEYRRGYKFSTYATWWIRQAITRSIADQARTIRIPVHMIETINKLNRISRKLLQEKGREATPEELAEAMDMPEDKIRKVLKIAKEPISMETPIGDDEDSHLGDFIEDGNILSPIESATTSSLSEVTRDVLSSLTSREAKVLRMRFGIDMNTDHTLEEVGKQFDVTRERIRQIEAKALRKLRHPSRSDMLRSFLEYEPGVLPTN from the coding sequence ATGAGTCAAGAAGAGCAGCAGCAGTCCAGCTTGAAAGAGTTAATTGCCAAAGGTAAGGAGCAGGGCTACCTCACCTATGCTGAGGTCAACGACCACCTTCCCGATACCATCGTTGATCCGGAGCAGATTGAAGATATTGTTGCGATGATCAACGATATGGGTATTACGGTGTATGAACATGCCCCGGATGCCGATTCCCTGTTGCTAAACGATGAAGCGGTGCAGGCCGACGATGAAGCCGCAGAAGAAGCCGCCGCAGCGTTGGCGAATGTGGATGGCGATTTCGGGCGAACTACTGACCCGGTACGCATGTACATGCGTGAAATGGGAACGGTGGAACTGTTGACCCGTGAAGGCGAAATTCAGATTGCGATCCGCATCGAAGACGGTTTGAACGAAATCTTGCGAGCGTTGGCGCAATACCCGGCCTCGACAGAGGTGTTGCTGGAAAAAGCCAGCCTGATTGATTCTGAAGAAATCCGTTTAACCGACATCATCAACGGTTTTGTTAACCCGGATGAAGATTTGACGGCATTTCAGGTTGCTGCTGTGCCGGAAGAATTGGAAGAAGCCGCTATTGCGGCTGAAGAAGAAGCGGTCGCCGTCGTCGAAGAAGAAGATGACGAAGACGCTGCTGATCCAGTCGATACCGGCCCTGATCCTGAAGAAGCGCGGATTAAATTTGCAGAATTGCGCGAATTGTACGAAGCGTCCAAAACAGCTTGCGCCAGCAATAACCAATCGGCTTACACGGCGGCGCGTGAGGCGGTGGCACTCAAGTTCATGGAATTCCGTTTAGCGCAACCGATCATCGAACAGTTGACCGTGCAGTTAAATGAAATCGTGGATCAGATTCGCCAAAATGAACGCCACATTATGAAATTGTGCGTCCAAAAAGGCGGCATGGCGCGTCAGGATTTCATCGACAGTTTCCCACAAAATGAAACCGATTTGACTTGGTTGGATCGTTATTGTGCGGATAAACGCGGCGACCATACCCGTTTGAAGAGCTTCTTGCCAAAAATTCAGGAAGCGCAGCAAGAATTATTAGGCATTCAACGCGAATGCAATTTATCCATTTCGCAAATCAAAGACATTAACCGCAGCATGTCGGTAGGTGAAGCCAAGGCGCGACGTGCGAAAAAGGAAATGGTCGAAGCCAACCTGCGTTTGGTGATTTCCATTGCGAAGAAGTACACCAACCGTGGTTTGCAATTCCTTGATTTGATTCAGGAAGGCAATATTGGTCTGATGAAAGCGGTGGATAAATTTGAGTACCGCCGTGGTTACAAGTTCTCGACTTACGCCACTTGGTGGATACGTCAGGCGATTACCCGTTCGATTGCGGATCAGGCGCGCACTATCCGTATTCCGGTACATATGATTGAAACCATCAACAAGCTCAACCGCATTTCGCGCAAGCTGTTGCAGGAAAAAGGTCGTGAAGCTACACCGGAAGAATTGGCTGAAGCGATGGATATGCCGGAGGATAAAATCCGCAAAGTGCTGAAAATTGCCAAAGAGCCGATTTCGATGGAAACGCCGATTGGTGACGATGAAGATTCTCACTTGGGTGACTTTATCGAGGATGGCAATATTTTGTCGCCGATTGAGTCTGCGACTACTTCCAGTTTGTCGGAAGTGACTCGTGATGTCTTGTCCAGTTTGACTTCCCGCGAAGCTAAAGTGCTGCGGATGCGTTTTGGTATCGACATGAACACCGACCATACGCTCGAAGAAGTGGGTAAGCAGTTCGACGTAACCCGTGAACGTATCCGTCAGATTGAAGCCAAAGCGTTGCGCAAGTTGCGTCATCCGAGCCGTTCGGATATGCTTCGCAGCTTCTTAGAATACGAGCCGGGTGTCTTACCCACAAACTGA
- the gltB gene encoding glutamate synthase large subunit gives MRYTELPPSQGLYDPGFEHDACGMGFVAHLKGVKSHQIVQQALKVLTHMEHRGACGCEENTGDGAGILLQLPHEFLAAECKSLNIKLPAPGHYATGMVFLPQDADARAEVAAIFARIVEEEGQTLLGWRDVPTNSTPIGKTALKAMPFIRMVFVAKSADIAEGIDFERKLYVIRKRTQNSVDTPEVAGHVYFPSLSSRTLVYKGMLTTEQVGQFYRDLTNPRMETAIAMVHSRFSTNTFPSWERAHPNRYLIHNGEINTMRGNVNWMNARQGVIKTTVFNTDVEKLFPVVNPHGSDSAMFDNTLEFMYLSGYSLPHAMMMMVPEPWSNHESMSAEKKAFYEYHSCLMEPWDGPAAMGFTDGTLVGATLDRNGLRPSRYYVTNDDMIILASEVGVLDDLDQSTIVSKQRLQPGRMLLVDTAQGRIIADEEIKQQIATAKPYQDWLASNLVELQELPAAPQSALPEHETLVQRQKMFGYTYEDVRKVIVPMARDGIDPLGAMGIDSPIAVLSNQAQPLFNYFKQLFAQVTNPPIDSIREEIVTSSYTTLGSEGDITAPTAASCQQILLKTPILDNDELAKLTHINREGFKCVTLPIMFRAADGKNALEAALEHLFAAADNAINDGANLIVLSDRLADADNAPIPSLLAVAGLHHHLIRNGCRTRVSLILESGEPREVHHFCTLLGYGVQAINPYVAFESIGDLIREGLLPGIQHDYAVQKYIKAATKGVIKVMSKIGISTIQSYRGAQIFEALGISKAVIDKYFTATASRIGGIDLATIAKEALIRHQTAYDHHDAEQRSLRAGNVFQWRNEEEEHQYNPATIYALQKAVRLGDYGLYKQYSRLMHEDAEVKFNLRNLLEFNFSAQPIPLSEVESAQTIVKRFKSGAMSFGSISQEAHEALAIAMNRLGGRSNSGEGGEDSARFIPDPNGDSRNSAIKQVASGRFGVTSHYLNNAQEIQIKLAQGAKPGEGGQLPGKKVYPWVARVRGTTPGVGLISPPPHHDIYSIEDLAQLIHDLKNANKRARINVKLVSEVGVGTIAAGVAKGKADVILISGYDGGTGASPKTSVQHAGLPWELGLAETHQTLLLNNLRSRVRLETDGKLMTGRDVAIAALLGAEEYGFATLPLVALGCVMMRVCHQDTCPVGIATQNPELRKKYAGDPQYVVNLLMFIAEELREYMAKLGFRTIDEMVGRVDKLRQGTAEGHWKASMVDLSALLHTPELEECDGIRCLREQDHGIAQSLDEREILKACQPAIDHGTPVTATFAIKNIDRVAGTITGSEVTRKYGAAGLPEDTIRLKFNGSAGQSFGAFLPKGMTLELEGDSNDYIGKGLSGGKLIVYPRKDAQFAAEDNILIGNVAFFGASDGEAYVRGVAGERFCVRNSGVRVVVEGTGDHGCEYMTGGRVVVLGKVGRNFGAGMSGGVAYVYDPSGILAVSGNTEMVAYSPLTAADEKAEVKAMIEKHVLYTGSVRGSLILADWDKYSADFVRVMPNDYQRMLEAIRSFEQQGLSGEEALMAAFTANNSDASRVSGN, from the coding sequence ATGAGATACACTGAACTACCCCCATCGCAAGGTCTTTACGACCCTGGCTTTGAACACGATGCATGTGGCATGGGCTTTGTGGCTCACCTGAAAGGTGTTAAGTCACATCAAATCGTCCAACAGGCATTAAAAGTATTGACCCACATGGAACACCGTGGTGCGTGCGGCTGCGAGGAAAATACCGGCGATGGTGCGGGTATCCTGCTCCAACTGCCGCATGAATTCCTTGCCGCTGAGTGCAAATCACTCAATATTAAACTGCCCGCACCCGGTCATTATGCGACCGGCATGGTGTTCTTGCCACAAGATGCCGACGCACGCGCCGAGGTTGCCGCTATCTTCGCCCGCATCGTTGAAGAAGAAGGTCAAACCCTGCTCGGCTGGCGTGATGTTCCCACCAACTCGACCCCGATTGGCAAAACCGCGCTCAAAGCCATGCCTTTTATTCGCATGGTATTTGTTGCCAAATCCGCTGACATCGCGGAAGGCATCGACTTTGAACGCAAGCTCTACGTGATTCGCAAACGCACACAAAACAGCGTTGATACCCCGGAAGTCGCAGGACACGTTTATTTCCCTAGCCTGTCGTCACGCACCCTTGTTTACAAAGGCATGTTGACCACCGAACAGGTTGGGCAGTTCTACCGCGATTTAACCAATCCACGCATGGAAACGGCGATTGCGATGGTGCATTCACGCTTTTCCACCAACACTTTCCCAAGCTGGGAACGTGCTCACCCGAACCGTTACCTAATTCACAACGGTGAAATCAACACCATGCGCGGTAACGTTAACTGGATGAATGCACGGCAAGGTGTGATCAAAACCACTGTCTTCAACACCGATGTTGAAAAGCTATTTCCAGTCGTCAATCCTCACGGCAGCGACTCCGCGATGTTTGATAACACCTTGGAATTCATGTATTTGTCAGGCTATTCCCTGCCCCATGCAATGATGATGATGGTTCCCGAACCGTGGTCGAACCACGAAAGCATGAGTGCGGAAAAGAAAGCCTTCTATGAATACCACAGTTGCCTAATGGAACCGTGGGATGGCCCTGCCGCAATGGGTTTCACCGACGGCACACTGGTTGGCGCAACGCTGGATCGCAACGGTTTGCGCCCCTCGCGTTACTACGTCACCAATGACGACATGATTATCCTCGCCTCCGAAGTCGGGGTATTGGATGATCTTGATCAAAGCACGATTGTCTCCAAGCAACGCCTGCAACCGGGGCGAATGTTACTGGTCGACACCGCACAAGGCCGTATTATTGCTGACGAAGAAATCAAGCAGCAAATCGCCACCGCTAAGCCGTATCAAGACTGGCTGGCAAGCAATTTGGTCGAACTGCAAGAACTACCGGCTGCCCCACAAAGCGCCCTGCCAGAACACGAAACGCTGGTACAACGCCAGAAAATGTTCGGCTACACCTACGAAGATGTGCGCAAAGTCATTGTGCCGATGGCGCGTGACGGCATCGACCCGCTGGGTGCTATGGGTATCGACTCGCCAATTGCGGTGCTATCCAACCAAGCACAACCGCTGTTTAACTACTTCAAACAGTTGTTTGCGCAAGTGACCAACCCGCCGATTGACTCGATTCGCGAAGAAATCGTGACCTCGTCTTACACTACTTTGGGGTCAGAGGGCGATATTACTGCGCCTACCGCAGCAAGTTGCCAGCAAATTCTGCTGAAAACCCCGATTTTGGACAACGATGAACTGGCGAAACTGACGCACATTAACCGTGAAGGTTTCAAATGCGTCACCCTGCCGATTATGTTCCGCGCTGCCGATGGCAAAAATGCACTGGAAGCCGCATTGGAACACCTGTTCGCAGCGGCCGATAACGCCATTAATGACGGCGCAAATTTGATCGTGCTGTCCGACCGCTTGGCGGATGCGGATAATGCACCGATTCCGTCACTCTTGGCGGTCGCGGGCTTGCATCATCATTTGATTCGTAACGGTTGCCGCACCCGTGTGAGCCTGATTCTCGAATCCGGTGAACCGCGTGAAGTGCATCATTTCTGCACACTTTTGGGTTATGGGGTACAAGCAATCAACCCTTACGTCGCGTTTGAGTCAATTGGTGATTTGATTCGCGAAGGTTTATTGCCCGGTATTCAGCACGATTACGCTGTACAGAAGTACATCAAAGCCGCCACCAAAGGCGTGATCAAGGTCATGTCCAAAATCGGTATTTCCACGATTCAATCTTACCGTGGGGCGCAAATCTTTGAGGCGCTGGGGATTAGCAAAGCAGTCATCGACAAATATTTCACCGCGACGGCATCGCGCATCGGTGGTATTGATTTAGCCACTATCGCGAAAGAAGCCTTGATTCGCCATCAAACCGCTTACGATCACCACGACGCGGAACAACGTTCGTTGCGTGCCGGTAACGTGTTCCAATGGCGCAATGAGGAAGAAGAGCATCAATATAACCCCGCCACGATTTACGCGCTGCAAAAGGCGGTTCGGCTAGGTGATTACGGTTTATACAAGCAATACAGTCGCTTGATGCACGAAGATGCGGAAGTTAAATTCAACCTGCGTAACTTGCTGGAGTTCAATTTTTCGGCGCAACCCATTCCGCTGAGTGAAGTCGAATCGGCACAAACCATTGTGAAACGCTTCAAATCCGGCGCAATGTCCTTCGGCTCAATCAGCCAAGAAGCACATGAAGCCTTAGCGATTGCCATGAACCGTTTGGGCGGACGTTCCAACTCCGGCGAAGGTGGCGAAGATTCCGCACGTTTCATTCCTGATCCGAATGGCGATTCACGCAACAGTGCGATCAAACAAGTGGCTTCAGGACGCTTCGGAGTCACCAGCCATTACCTGAACAATGCGCAAGAAATCCAGATCAAGCTGGCACAAGGTGCAAAACCGGGTGAAGGTGGTCAATTACCGGGCAAGAAAGTGTACCCTTGGGTGGCGCGAGTGCGTGGTACAACACCGGGTGTAGGGTTGATTTCACCGCCACCGCACCACGATATTTACTCGATTGAAGACTTGGCGCAGCTCATTCATGACCTGAAAAACGCCAACAAACGCGCACGCATCAACGTCAAGTTGGTATCCGAAGTCGGCGTTGGCACGATTGCAGCCGGTGTTGCCAAAGGCAAAGCGGATGTCATTCTGATTTCCGGTTATGACGGCGGTACGGGCGCGTCCCCGAAAACCAGCGTCCAACACGCCGGTTTGCCGTGGGAATTGGGGCTGGCAGAAACCCACCAAACGCTGTTGCTCAATAACTTGCGGAGTCGGGTGCGTCTGGAAACCGACGGCAAGCTGATGACTGGGCGTGACGTCGCCATTGCCGCGCTATTGGGCGCGGAAGAATACGGCTTCGCAACGCTGCCACTGGTGGCGCTGGGTTGCGTGATGATGCGCGTTTGCCATCAGGACACTTGCCCCGTTGGGATTGCGACCCAGAACCCAGAGCTGCGCAAGAAATATGCTGGCGACCCGCAATACGTGGTGAATTTGCTGATGTTCATCGCCGAAGAGTTGCGCGAATACATGGCGAAACTCGGCTTCCGCACCATTGATGAAATGGTCGGGCGTGTCGATAAACTGCGCCAAGGCACGGCGGAAGGTCACTGGAAAGCCAGCATGGTCGATTTGAGCGCCTTGCTGCATACCCCAGAACTGGAAGAATGTGACGGTATCCGTTGTTTACGTGAACAAGATCATGGCATTGCGCAATCCTTGGATGAACGTGAAATTCTCAAAGCTTGCCAACCCGCGATTGATCACGGCACACCGGTCACCGCAACGTTTGCCATCAAAAACATTGACCGCGTGGCAGGCACGATCACGGGTTCAGAAGTTACTCGCAAATATGGCGCGGCAGGCTTACCGGAAGACACGATTCGCCTGAAATTTAACGGCTCGGCTGGGCAAAGTTTCGGCGCATTCCTGCCCAAAGGCATGACGCTGGAACTCGAAGGCGATTCCAACGACTACATCGGCAAAGGGTTGTCGGGTGGCAAGCTCATTGTTTACCCACGTAAAGATGCGCAGTTTGCGGCAGAAGACAATATTCTGATCGGCAACGTGGCATTCTTTGGCGCAAGTGACGGTGAAGCCTATGTACGCGGTGTCGCGGGCGAACGTTTCTGTGTGCGCAACTCCGGTGTGCGTGTCGTCGTTGAAGGCACGGGCGACCACGGCTGCGAATACATGACCGGCGGGCGCGTGGTGGTATTGGGCAAGGTTGGGCGTAACTTCGGCGCGGGCATGTCCGGCGGCGTGGCTTACGTGTATGACCCCAGCGGTATTTTGGCGGTCAGCGGCAATACCGAAATGGTCGCTTATAGCCCACTGACTGCTGCCGACGAAAAAGCCGAAGTCAAAGCGATGATCGAAAAGCATGTGCTGTATACTGGCAGCGTGCGCGGTAGCCTGATTTTGGCGGACTGGGACAAATACTCAGCCGATTTCGTGCGCGTCATGCCGAACGACTATCAACGCATGTTGGAAGCGATTCGCTCGTTTGAGCA
- the dnaG gene encoding DNA primase, with the protein MSKAGRIPKEFIDQLLARVDIIDVIGGRVPLKKAGREYTACCPFHNEKTPSFTVSPTKQFYHCFGCGVHGSAITFLMEYEHLEYPEAIEALARTIGVPVPREGAEDAPKRPRKDKNLYTLLEEAAAWFQAQLPQNPDALGYLQRRGLSKDVIKRFGLGFAPPNSFLGRELARYGDDKLVASGMAIRHETGRVYDRFRERIMFPIRDRRGRVIGFGGRVIGDGSPKYLNSPETEVFHKGAELYGLFEARNDTRKLERLLVVEGYMDVIALAQYGITYAVATLGTATTPEHIRQLLRLVPEVVFCFDGDRAGRDAAWRALENALPELRDDKEIRFLFLPQGEDPDTQIRQMGKAAFEAGFDTALTLSAYLLAVLKERFNLSTKEGKSRLLNDGVKLLVTMPVILLREQILGELSTLTNTPLELVHRHLKKSSTGDAPLAYNQARLGDQDVRRTPIRHAIALLLHHPVLVELAGSSEQILGYDLPGTALLAAIIENIEESPHIHLAGLLERFRQTEHEVIIQRLTDWRPETDDETVIRREFADCLQQIRRQSRQKQLEALLHRGQTHALSEQERSDLAYLLLQDYKSPGA; encoded by the coding sequence ATGAGTAAAGCAGGTCGCATCCCAAAAGAGTTTATTGACCAACTGTTAGCTCGCGTCGACATTATCGACGTGATCGGTGGGCGTGTGCCATTAAAAAAGGCAGGGCGGGAATATACCGCGTGTTGCCCGTTTCATAATGAAAAAACGCCTTCTTTCACGGTGAGTCCGACGAAACAGTTCTACCATTGTTTTGGTTGCGGGGTACACGGTTCGGCCATTACTTTTTTAATGGAATACGAACATCTTGAATATCCAGAGGCAATTGAGGCGTTAGCCCGCACCATTGGCGTGCCTGTTCCCCGTGAAGGTGCAGAAGATGCCCCCAAACGCCCGCGTAAAGACAAAAACCTGTATACCTTGCTGGAAGAAGCGGCGGCATGGTTTCAAGCACAATTGCCGCAAAACCCTGATGCGCTTGGGTATTTGCAGCGGCGGGGCTTGAGCAAAGACGTGATAAAACGCTTTGGTTTGGGGTTTGCTCCTCCAAATAGTTTCTTAGGGCGGGAATTGGCGCGTTACGGGGACGATAAGTTGGTCGCCAGCGGCATGGCGATTCGCCACGAAACCGGGCGGGTGTATGACCGTTTTCGGGAACGCATTATGTTCCCGATTCGGGATCGGCGCGGGCGCGTGATCGGTTTTGGCGGGCGGGTGATTGGCGATGGTTCACCCAAGTACCTGAATTCCCCCGAAACCGAGGTCTTTCACAAAGGCGCTGAGCTTTACGGCTTATTTGAAGCGCGTAACGACACCCGTAAGCTGGAGCGTCTGTTAGTGGTCGAAGGCTACATGGATGTGATTGCGCTGGCGCAATACGGCATTACCTATGCGGTGGCGACGTTGGGAACGGCAACTACGCCGGAACACATCCGCCAATTATTGCGTCTCGTGCCTGAAGTGGTGTTTTGTTTTGACGGCGACCGTGCGGGGCGGGATGCGGCATGGCGAGCCTTGGAAAACGCTTTGCCAGAATTGCGCGATGATAAGGAAATCCGCTTTTTGTTTTTGCCGCAAGGTGAAGACCCCGATACGCAAATCCGTCAAATGGGTAAAGCAGCGTTTGAAGCGGGCTTCGACACGGCACTCACGCTCAGCGCTTATTTACTGGCAGTGCTGAAGGAGCGCTTCAATCTGAGTACCAAAGAAGGCAAGTCGCGCTTGTTAAATGACGGGGTAAAATTACTCGTTACCATGCCGGTTATTTTGCTGCGCGAGCAAATTCTCGGAGAATTGTCTACACTCACCAATACGCCTTTAGAGCTGGTGCACCGTCATCTGAAAAAAAGTTCAACGGGTGACGCGCCACTCGCCTATAATCAAGCGCGTTTGGGCGACCAAGATGTGCGGCGCACTCCCATCCGGCACGCGATTGCGTTGCTGTTGCACCATCCGGTATTGGTGGAGCTGGCGGGTAGTTCCGAACAGATTCTTGGCTATGACCTGCCCGGTACCGCATTGCTGGCAGCTATCATTGAAAATATCGAGGAAAGCCCCCATATACATTTGGCGGGTTTGTTAGAGCGTTTTCGTCAGACCGAACACGAGGTTATTATTCAGCGCCTCACTGACTGGCGACCTGAGACGGATGATGAAACCGTTATACGGCGTGAATTTGCCGACTGTCTGCAACAAATCAGACGGCAATCGCGTCAAAAACAGCTTGAAGCCTTGTTGCATCGGGGTCAAACCCACGCATTGAGCGAGCAAGAGCGCAGTGATTTAGCTTATTTACTGCTCCAAGACTATAAAAGTCCGGGGGCGTGA